From Nevskiales bacterium, a single genomic window includes:
- a CDS encoding thiazole synthase codes for MTNSALDKPLTIAGREYRSRLLVGTGKYRDLEQTRQAIEASGAEIVTVAIRRSNIGQNPNEPNLLDVIPPSRYTILPNTAGCYTAEDALRTCRLARELLDGHRLVKLEVLGDPKTLYPDMQATFAAAGQLIKEGFEVMVYCMDDPIACKRLEELGCVAVMPLAAPIGSGLGIQNRYNILSIVENAKVPILVDAGVGTASDATIAMELGCDGVLMNTAIAEAKDPVLMASAMKKAIEAGREAYLAGRMPRRRYASASSPESGLPF; via the coding sequence ATGACAAATTCCGCTCTCGACAAACCCCTGACCATCGCCGGGCGCGAGTACCGCTCGCGCCTGCTGGTCGGCACCGGCAAGTACCGGGACCTCGAGCAGACCCGGCAGGCGATCGAGGCCTCGGGCGCGGAGATCGTCACGGTTGCCATCCGCCGCTCGAACATCGGCCAGAACCCGAACGAGCCGAACCTGCTGGACGTCATCCCCCCCAGCCGCTACACGATCCTGCCCAATACCGCCGGCTGCTACACCGCCGAGGATGCGCTGCGCACCTGCCGGCTGGCGCGCGAGTTGCTGGACGGCCACCGTCTGGTCAAGCTCGAGGTGCTGGGCGACCCGAAGACGCTGTATCCCGACATGCAGGCCACCTTCGCGGCCGCCGGGCAACTGATCAAGGAAGGCTTCGAGGTGATGGTGTACTGCATGGACGACCCCATCGCCTGCAAGCGTCTGGAGGAACTCGGCTGCGTGGCCGTGATGCCGCTGGCCGCGCCGATCGGTTCCGGCCTGGGCATCCAGAATCGCTACAACATTCTGAGCATCGTCGAGAACGCCAAGGTGCCGATCCTGGTGGATGCCGGCGTCGGCACCGCGAGCGACGCCACCATCGCCATGGAGCTGGGCTGCGACGGCGTGCTGATGAACACCGCCATCGCCGAGGCCAAGGATCCGGTACTGATGGCCAGTGCGATGAAGAAGGCCATCGAGGCCGGGCGCGAGGCTTACCTCGCCGGCCGCATGCCGCGGCGGCGCTACGCCTCGGCCTCCTCGCCCGAATCCGGCCTGCCGTTCTGA
- the trmB gene encoding tRNA (guanosine(46)-N7)-methyltransferase TrmB encodes MTDTPTQRRIRSFVRREGRMTPSQKLALAQFWPDYGLAADGGPLDWWQVFGREAPRVLEIGFGNGDNVLAQALAHPGQDYLGIEVHRPGVGRLLAQLAAHSLTNVRIFCADAVEVLDRVIPPHSLDCVELYFPDPWPKKRHHKRRIVQSEFADRVARALKPGGRWLLATDWAPYAEHMRAVLNAHPDFANLAADGGFVPRPPERRLTKFEQRGLKLGHEVFDLAYRRR; translated from the coding sequence ATGACCGACACGCCTACGCAACGCCGCATCCGCAGCTTCGTGCGCCGCGAGGGGCGCATGACACCGTCGCAGAAACTGGCGCTCGCGCAATTCTGGCCAGACTATGGGCTGGCGGCGGATGGCGGCCCGCTCGACTGGTGGCAAGTGTTCGGACGCGAGGCGCCGCGCGTGCTGGAGATCGGCTTCGGCAACGGCGACAACGTGCTGGCGCAGGCGCTGGCGCATCCCGGGCAGGACTACCTCGGCATCGAGGTGCACCGCCCCGGCGTGGGACGGCTGCTGGCGCAGCTGGCGGCACACAGCCTGACCAACGTGCGCATCTTCTGCGCCGACGCCGTCGAGGTACTGGATCGCGTCATTCCTCCACACAGCCTGGACTGCGTAGAGCTGTACTTCCCAGACCCCTGGCCCAAGAAGCGCCACCACAAGCGGCGCATCGTCCAGTCCGAGTTCGCCGATCGCGTGGCGCGGGCGCTCAAACCCGGCGGGCGCTGGCTGCTGGCCACCGACTGGGCGCCCTATGCCGAGCACATGCGCGCGGTACTGAACGCCCATCCCGATTTTGCTAATCTGGCCGCGGACGGGGGCTTCGTCCCGCGGCCACCCGAGCGGCGGCTGACCAAGTTCGAGCAACGCGGTCTGAAACTTGGCCACGAGGTCTTCGACCTCGCGTATCGGCGGCGGTAA
- the thiS gene encoding sulfur carrier protein ThiS has translation MILRVNGDTLELPAPCNLDNLIARLGLTGRRLAVELNGEIVPRSEYAARALAEGDQVEIVQAIGGG, from the coding sequence ATGATTCTCCGGGTCAACGGCGACACCCTGGAACTGCCCGCCCCCTGTAATCTCGATAACCTGATCGCCCGGCTGGGCCTCACCGGGCGGCGCCTGGCGGTGGAACTCAACGGCGAGATCGTGCCGCGCAGCGAATACGCGGCCCGGGCGCTGGCCGAAGGCGACCAGGTCGAGATCGTGCAGGCCATCGGCGGGGGATGA